A window of Solea senegalensis isolate Sse05_10M linkage group LG20, IFAPA_SoseM_1, whole genome shotgun sequence contains these coding sequences:
- the edn1 gene encoding endothelin-1, with protein sequence MDLYICISVFSVMYTWILCTVLSAPVGEKHSLIPSTRSTLTHGGHVRNKRCSCATFLDRECVYFCHLDIIWVNTPERVVSYGLGNAPRTKRATLDSMATRSGPRCQCLRENDKTCRSFCRLDQTIRSETSPATVIRSAQGEGCTEPQCKHKLAADTSGIKSVENKKQVSPSAALRAASKTRQLLEKWMVQLRHRVRTWQGESTAS encoded by the exons ATGGATTTATACATTTGCATTTCcgtgttttctgtgatgtacACCTGGATCTTGTGCACAG TTCTGTCTGCGCCTGTGGGagagaagcactcactcatccCCTCCACGAGATCCACTCTCACTCACGGGGGACATGTGCGGAACAAGCGCTGCTCCTGCGCCACTTTCCTGGACAGAGAGTGCGTGTACTTCTGCCACCTGGACATTATATGGGTCAACACACCTGA GCGCGTGGTCTCATACGGACTGGGCAACGCTCCCAGGACGAAGCGCGCGACGCTGGACTCCATGGCAACCAGGAGCGGACCGCGCTGCCAGTGTTTGCGcgaaaatgacaaaacatgcAGGAGCTTCTGTCGACTGGACCAAACCATCAG GTCTGAGACATCGCCTGCCACGGTGATCCGCTCTGCCCAGGGCGAAGGCTGCACTGAGCCACAGTGCAAACACAAGCTGGCGGCTGACACGAGCGGGATTAAGAG CGTGGAGAACAAGAAGCAGGTGTCACCATCAGCAGCGCTGAGGGCGGCCTCGAAAACCCGCCAGCTGTTGGAGAAGTGGATGGTGCAACTGCGCCACAGGGTGAGGACGTGGCAGGGCGAGAGCACGGCCTCCTAA
- the LOC122786032 gene encoding oxysterol-binding protein-related protein 10-like isoform X2 yields MVRKLKGSDEHLSVERAGGGGGGGGGQEVLGYSSSGRTRSFSLLPHLTPSSSPASQRHLGHAATPGNIVTITHHKSPAAARRAKSQYPGRLLEVKEVMSQAEGQQKNLVQSIDSLPTKGPLSCLDQDLLLLKATSAATLSCLGECLNILQHTQSHGQAPHHSQASQRNHAAHGAPSDGVPVWTVPKSPSGEQLKNGGLTPLRSAEPWPALRIRSQSHGAEVRQF; encoded by the exons ATG GTGAGGAAGCTGAAAGGCTCCGACGAACACCTGAGTGTggaaagagcaggaggaggaggaggaggaggaggaggccaggAGGTGCTG gGATATTCATCCTCTGGTCGGACCCGTAGCTTCTCCCTGCTCCCTCACTTAACCCCGTCGTCATCCCCGGCTTCCCAGAGGCACCTGGGCCACGCGGCCACACCTGGCAACATCGTCACCATCACACACCACAAATCTCCGGCTGCAGCTCGGCGGGCTAAGAGTCAGTACCCAGGTCGCCTGCTGGAGGTCAAGGAG GTGATGTCCCAAGCAGAGGGCCAACAAAAGAACCTGGTCCAGTCCATTGACTCTCTACCCACCAAAGGCCCCCTCTCCTGTCTGGACCaggacctgctgctgctcaaagcCACGTCCGCTGCCACACTCAGCTGCCTGGGCGAGTGCCTGAACATCCTCCAACACACGCAGAGCCACGGCCAGGCGCCGCATCACTCTCAGGCCTCCCAACGTAACCACGCTGCCCACGGAGCCCCCTCCG ATGGTGTTCCTGTGTGGACTGTACCAAAGTCGCCCTCAGGGGAGCAGTTGAAGAACGGAGGTCTGACGCCTCTACGATCAGCCGAGCCCTGGCCGGCCCTCAGGATAAGGAGTCAGTCCCATGGTGCTGAGGTGAGACAGTTTTGA
- the LOC122786032 gene encoding oxysterol-binding protein-related protein 10-like isoform X1 gives MVRKLKGSDEHLSVERAGGGGGGGGGQEVLGYSSSGRTRSFSLLPHLTPSSSPASQRHLGHAATPGNIVTITHHKSPAAARRAKSQYPGRLLEVKEVMSQAEGQQKNLVQSIDSLPTKGPLSCLDQDLLLLKATSAATLSCLGECLNILQHTQSHGQAPHHSQASQRNHAAHGAPSGESAQGSVPLLLLEPPTPSSPPSPLSFQPPPPDPSISGKGQLGQLDCGSCAGLMGTMNLSLCSKCC, from the exons ATG GTGAGGAAGCTGAAAGGCTCCGACGAACACCTGAGTGTggaaagagcaggaggaggaggaggaggaggaggaggccaggAGGTGCTG gGATATTCATCCTCTGGTCGGACCCGTAGCTTCTCCCTGCTCCCTCACTTAACCCCGTCGTCATCCCCGGCTTCCCAGAGGCACCTGGGCCACGCGGCCACACCTGGCAACATCGTCACCATCACACACCACAAATCTCCGGCTGCAGCTCGGCGGGCTAAGAGTCAGTACCCAGGTCGCCTGCTGGAGGTCAAGGAG GTGATGTCCCAAGCAGAGGGCCAACAAAAGAACCTGGTCCAGTCCATTGACTCTCTACCCACCAAAGGCCCCCTCTCCTGTCTGGACCaggacctgctgctgctcaaagcCACGTCCGCTGCCACACTCAGCTGCCTGGGCGAGTGCCTGAACATCCTCCAACACACGCAGAGCCACGGCCAGGCGCCGCATCACTCTCAGGCCTCCCAACGTAACCACGCTGCCCACGGAGCCCCCTCCGGTGAGTCTGCCCAGGGCTCCGTTCCATTGCTGTTACTGGAGCCCCCGACTCCTTCATCTCCCCCATCCCCTTTGTCTTTCCAGCCCCCTCCTCCAGATCCCAGCATCAGTGGCAAGGGCCAGCTGGGGCAGCTAGACTGTGGTTCTTGTGCCGGCCTGATGGGTACCATGAACTTAAGTCTGTGTAGTAAATGTTGTTGA